The window GTGGATGGAGCAACAAGGTGGCAGCAGACGTGGCATATCACAATACCCTCAATTATGAGTACGGTAATCATACTTTTCATTTTGCGATTGGGACATCTTCTTGATACTGGCTTTGAACAGATATTTTTGATGAAAAATCCTATTAACAGGTCGGTAGCAGAAGTGTTTGACACATATGTTTATCAAGTAGGTGTTACCCAAGGAGCGTACAGTTACAGTACAGCGGTTGGTCTTTTTAAGTCTGTTGTTGGACTGATTTTGATTCAGGTTTCTAACTATCTGTCTAAGAAATTTACTGAAACTTCATTGTTTTAATCTTTATTTCGGTAAATTGAGAGGTGACAAAAATGAAACAAAATAAGACAGTAGCAAGTACTATTTTTGATGTTTTTAATCATGTATTTCTTGGAATATGGGCAATAATAACCGTTTTACCATTTTTATATGTGTTGGCTGCATCTTTTGCGCCAGATTCGGAAATAAAAACAAGGACCTTCTTTATAATTCCTCATAATCCTACTCTTCTCACCTATAAATTTATTTTTGCTTCAAACTATTTTCTTCGTAGTATGTTCAACAGTGTGATTATCACAGTAGGAGGTACCTTGGTAAATCTGTTTTTCACATTTACAATGGCATATGCTCTTTCAAAAAAGCATTTTATAGGCAGAAGCATTGTATTAAATGGCGTAATATTTACAATGCTTTTTGGTGGAGGAATGATTCCTACATATTTGTTGGTAAAAAGTCTGGGCCTCTTAAATTCTTATTGGGCACTGTGGTTGCCAGGAGCTATTAGCCCCTTTAACTTCTTCGTTGTAAAAAACTTTTTCCAGGAAATGCCACAAGATTTAGAAGATGCTGCTAGAATTGACGGTTGTACAGAAGCTCAAGTTTTGTGGAAGATAATACTTCCTCTTTCAAAACCTATTATTGCGACATTTGCTTTGTTCTATGGAGTAGGGCATTGGAATTCATGGTTTGGAGCACTTTTGTATATAAATGATGCTGAGAAGTGGCCTGTACAGCTAATTTTAAGGCAAATAGTAATGTTGTCAACCACACTTGCTTCTGATCTAACACAATTTGATCCCAATTTCCAACCCCCACAGGAGTCGCTGAAAATGGCAATAATTGTTGTGGCTACTTTGCCAATAATGCTTTTATATCCATGGCTTCAGAAGTACTTCATAAAAGGTATGTTTATTGGTTCATTGAAGGAGTGATGTGAAGATGTAAAATGTGTTATAAAAAAAGGATATATTCAAACTCCAAAAAATTTATTTTCAAAAACAAAAAGCGGGAGGGAGTTAATTTATGAGTAAAGTTAAGAAGATTTTGAGGTTATTTGTAGTTAGCATCTGTATTGTAGGTTTATTGTTAACATCAATTGGAGTATTGGGTGCATCAAAATCAAAGTATTCGTTTAAACTCACGATCATGGCTCAGTATTTTGGGACAGAACCTGCGCCTTCAAACAGTCCAGTTATTTTAAAAGCAGAGCAGTACTTAAAAACTGACCTGGAGTTTACATGGGTACCTGCTGATGGTTACAATGACAAATTAAACATTATGTTAGCAAGTGGAAATCTTCCAATGGTGGTTTATGTTGGAGGTAAGACTGCATCTATAATTGGTGCTTGCAAAGCAGGAGCATTCTGGGAACTTGGGCCGTATATAAAGCAATATAAGAATTTGAAAACAATTCCAGATATAGTTCTTTGGAACTCATCAATTGATGGTAAAATATATGGTATACCGCGATCAAGAACTTTAGGAAGAAATGGAATTGTATATAGAAAAGATTGGGCTAAAAATGTTGGGATTACTAAACTTGAAACTATTGATGATTTGTACAACATGTTAAAGAAGTTTACTTACAATGATCCAGATAAAAATGGAAAAAATGACACATATGGAATGATTGTTTGCAACTACAATGGACCATTCTATATTACTCTCACATGGTTTGGTGGTCCGAATGGATGGGGGTTGAACAAAAACGGACAGTTAGTTCCGTCTTTCTTAACAAATGCATATCTTGAAAATTTAAA is drawn from Caldicellulosiruptor diazotrophicus and contains these coding sequences:
- a CDS encoding carbohydrate ABC transporter permease gives rise to the protein MKQNKTVASTIFDVFNHVFLGIWAIITVLPFLYVLAASFAPDSEIKTRTFFIIPHNPTLLTYKFIFASNYFLRSMFNSVIITVGGTLVNLFFTFTMAYALSKKHFIGRSIVLNGVIFTMLFGGGMIPTYLLVKSLGLLNSYWALWLPGAISPFNFFVVKNFFQEMPQDLEDAARIDGCTEAQVLWKIILPLSKPIIATFALFYGVGHWNSWFGALLYINDAEKWPVQLILRQIVMLSTTLASDLTQFDPNFQPPQESLKMAIIVVATLPIMLLYPWLQKYFIKGMFIGSLKE